One Aegilops tauschii subsp. strangulata cultivar AL8/78 chromosome 2, Aet v6.0, whole genome shotgun sequence genomic window, AATTTCAAGAAAATGTTTGCctattcaaaaaaatgttcaagaGTTCCAAAAATTGTTCACAACATGCGCATGGGACTGACCCGCTTTTTTTTAGATGAGACTGACCCGCTTTCTAATAGAGACATGACATAGTGTAAGCCTATTAGGACTTTTTGTGGAGTACAGCCCATTAAAATTTTATTAGGCAATGAGGCCTATTGTTCTTTTGAGAGCACTAGCAACCGCCCGGCCCAATCTGCTACCTCCTGGTCGCCTATAAATTCATAAACCCTAACGTCTTCCTGCTCCCTCCTTCGCCGCCGCCAGCCACGACCACCACCGGAGCCGGAGGAAGAGAGGAAGGGAGAAGCCAACAGGTAACGATGGTGTCCGGCTCCGGTGTGTCCGCGCGTCGCGTGGTGGTGGATGCGCGCCACCACATGCTGGGTCGCCTTGCGTCGATCGTGGCCAAGGAGctgctcaacgggcagcgcgtaGTGGTTGTCCGGTGCGAGGAGATGTGCATCTCCGGCGGACTGGTCCGTCAGAAGATGAAGTACCTCCGCTTCCTCCGCAAGCGGATGAACACCAAGCCCTCGCACGGCCCCATCCACTTCCGCGCCCCCTCGCGCATTTTCTGGCGCACCGTGCGCGGCATGATCCCGCACAAGACGCCCCGCGGCGAGGCCGCGCTCGCCAGGCTCAAGGCTTTCGAGGGCGTCCCGCCGCCTTACGATCGCACCAAGCGTATGGTCATCCCCGACGCGCTCAAGTACGCGCCTTATCTTTCTTGCTTGCTCTCTAATGGCGGATTTAATTAGTTATGTGGTGATGATCTTTGTCTGACTTCTTGTTCGATAGGGTTCTGAGGCTGCAGCCGGGGCACAGGTTCTGTCTGCTCGGCGAGCTTTCCAAGGAGGTCGGATGGAACTACCATGAAACTATCAAGGTACGTTTTGTTACATCGACCACTCTGGTTGTCACCTCTGAACAAAAATGATGATGACGTGATGCATACATATGATTCTTTGGCTCACAGTGTTAGATGTAGTTGTCCTATGGGTTTAGTTTGTAGATGTCAACCAGATTTGTATTGAGAATTTTAGATGATAGCTTCTCACTGTGTGGCTAGGTCAAAATTAATTGCTGTCGAGCTGAAACACAGATTAGGTTATCGGTCGCCATGAAATAAGGTTTTCGATAGTGATAGGGTGAAATGCTGAATTGTGTACGCCTATGTTACTGATTTTGACAAAAAGGCAGTGTTCATGTTTCCTTTTGTTCTCAGCCTAGTAGATTCCATCAGTTCCCTTGTTAAGTGCATTGAGAACTTTTGTTGTGCCATTTGAAT contains:
- the LOC109762649 gene encoding large ribosomal subunit protein uL13w; protein product: MVSGSGVSARRVVVDARHHMLGRLASIVAKELLNGQRVVVVRCEEMCISGGLVRQKMKYLRFLRKRMNTKPSHGPIHFRAPSRIFWRTVRGMIPHKTPRGEAALARLKAFEGVPPPYDRTKRMVIPDALKVLRLQPGHRFCLLGELSKEVGWNYHETIKELEEKRKEKAKLSYDRKKQLAKLRIKAENAAEEKLGSQLDILAPIKY